The window AGCTCCATGAGATTTTCACTTCTCTTTCTCGTCACTATTAACGAAAAAAATGCTCTGGGGAATCAAAAAAGGTGTCGATAGAGGCGAACTGTCGATATTGCCGAAGTCGatataggcgaattctactgtatatgggCGAAGGTAACATACCATTGTAACAGCAGCCTTTTAGAGTTAGGAGTCTGATTAACTTCATCGCATATAACAACGTTACAACATTATACCTTTCGCCATAGCTTCATAAGTCCAAGTTTTATGTGTAAGGGAGGAAGAATAATCTTTTTAACTGCAACCATTGGTTcatttatgatatttttatgtCCAACTGTCAAGCTGCTCAATAAAAGTCAGTGATATCTGTTCCAGTGTTAATTTCTGGCTCGGCTATCCTAAAGCACAGGAAACCCAGATTCTTAGTATAACCACTTTGCTGTTCTAAAAGACAGTTTACCATTTTCAGATCCACGCAAATTAGCCAACCATGTTCAGGATACTTCAATTTATCCATTACAGTACaagtttgatattttaatattcTTTCTTCAGTATCAATGAGTGTCCAATCGGAATTGATCCAAATACATTTCCATTGTGAATCAACACAAGCTTATAGAAGTAGCATATTGGCTTTGTTGCTGCCTGTGCGCGCAATTGTGGACTGAACATGAGTTTACATCTCTTTGACTAGTTATTGGATGGACTAATGACAAATTGGATAAGAATTAGTGCTGTTAGTTTAGGTATATATCTAAAAGTAAgccaataaaaaatgtaaactaGGATTTCATATTTTTAGGCCGTTTTTTTCAAAGTGGCAAGAATTTGACAATTGCATAAAATGAAAACGCCCATAGCAAAAGTTCTTGATGTTATAGACAATAGAGCAAATCTGAGGTCATTTTTTAATTCAGCGACCCCAAATTAGCTAAagtgaaaagttaaaatcaataacattaagaaaaaaaatttttttgtaggcCATCGATTGCAATCGATCAGTTATTTGTCGTAAGTCAGCGGTTCCCAACctgtgggtcgcgaccccaaCTGGGGTCGCCTGACAATTTGCCTGGGGTCACCTGAGGCCTTCTgaaaagtttagaaatttagaaaattaacTCTTAACAATGGGCAGCTCACCACAGAGCGCATCGTGATTTTACTATACTAGACAAACCAGAACACCCTGGGCCTCATTACAGGATTTTCGTTTAATAATGGCAAATATGCTCGGAAAGCAAGATTTTAACGGCAGTTTCATTTAATTCAGTTAattcattacgtcacaaaggcCTTTGAATGAAAATACCATGAAACCATGAAAACcatgaaaataacaatttaattgcTGATTCCTGAAATGCATTTAAGCAAAAGTTGGACTTGAGGTAGCgatttttgttgatatttgtgagaaaaaaagttaaatcttCAAACATTGAGCAGTCAGGAAGCATGTTGAGAGCTAGGCTATTATTTTTGCATCAGTTGATAGCCTAGGCAAGCCAGTGTAGGCTTACTATTGAATTCCCGGCATCAACCATAGGTAGCCTACGATAGCTAGCCTAGCCTACAGAACTTTCAAAAGCGACTGATAACATTTGCTAGActtaaaaaaaagcaaaaaaagtaCCCGTTGGAAAGAGTTTAAGAATAACGGGCGccataaactaaaatttattttgtaaaatttcagatTTCCCATGATGAATCGAGAGACAAGTATTAGGCCTaggaaaagaaaatattgtgaGGAATTTTTGAAGTATGGATTTACTTTCATAGTTGACGCAGGAATTGAAAAGCCACAATGTGTCATTTGCAACACAATTATGTCAGCCGAATCGATGAAGCCCAACAAAATGAAACGCCATTTTGACGCTAAGCATCCAAACTTTGCGGGCAAGGATGTCCAGTATTTTAAGAACAAAGCTGATTGTGTCCAAAAAAACAGGCTGGATTCTGGCGGCAAGTACCAACAGCAAAATGTGGCAGCCATTGAAGCTTCATATTTGGTGGCTCTCAGAATCGCCAAAGCCAAGAAACCTCACACCATTGCCGAGGAGTTGCTGCTGCCAGCAACCAAAGACATTGTTCGAGTTATGCTTGGAGCTGAATATGTTAACAAACTGAATACAATATCCTTGTCTAATAACACCGTCAGTAGAAGAATAGACGACATGTCTGCTGATATTATGGAGCAAGTAATCCAGGAAATGAAATCAGCTCCACTTGGAATATTTAGTATCCAGCTTGATGAATCAACAGATGTGGCAAACTGTTCTCAGTTACTGGTTTACGTGAGGTACATTTATGAAGGTGATTTCAAAGATgagtttcttttttgcaaACCACTTGAAACGACAACTACTGCACGCGATGTCTTTGACACAGTTGGATCATTTCTGCAAAATCATGGCATTCCTTGGGAAAATGTTTGTGGTGTTTGCACAGACGGTGCTCCAGCAATGCTGGGATGTAGGTCTGGATTTCAACGTTTGGTAATCAATGCATCACCGAAAGCCATCGGAACTCACTGTATGATTCATCGACAAGTGTTAGCAACGAAGACTTTGCCACAAGAATTCCAAGATACAATGAAAAGCGTTGTAAGTGTCGtgaattttgtaaaagctAGTGCTTCAAACAGCCGcctattttcaaaagtttgcaGTGAGTTGGATGCATCCAATAATGTTCTGTTATTTCACACTAGTGTGAGATGGTTGTCCAGAGGCAAAGTTTTGAAACGTGTTTTTGATCTTCGTGAtgaattgaaaacattttttaatcaaaaatctAAACCACAGTTTGAAGCACTTTTCGGCGAAAAAAACCAACTTCACAAAATTGCTTACTTGGTTGACATCTTTGCAATCTTAAATGAGTTAAATTTGTCTCTCCAAGGACCAAATGCAACATGCCTAGATTTGTCAGAAAAGATCCGAGCATTCAAGTTGAAACTTCAACTTTGGCAAAAAAAATTGGATGAAAATAGAATTTACATGTTGCCGAACTTATCTGCTTTCTTTGAGGAAAATGATATTGAACAGGAAACAATGAATAGAACAATACTTTCTGTCAAAGAACACTTCAAAATTCTTGAAGAAGAAATTTCAAGATATTTTCCTAATTTACCTGACACACCATTTGCACTTGCTAGAAGCCCATTCACCATCAGAGTTGAAGATGTTCCTGAGAATGCACAAGAGGAGTTCATTGAACTCATTACCAGTGATGCAGCAAAAACTGATTTTTCTTCAATGTCAGTTACCAAATTTTGGATCAAGAGTTTGCAGTCATATCCCGTTCTGTCTGAGATCGCATTGCGCCTGATTCTTCCTTTTCCAACAACATACCTTTGTGAAACAGGCTTTTCAAGCTTGTTGGTTATCAAATCTAAATACAGGAGCAGACTTGATGCAGAAGATGATCTGCGTTGTGCTCTTGCAAAGACTGCTCCAAGGATTTCAGATCTGGCTAAAAAGAAGCAAGCACAGCCTTCTCACTGAACAAATtgttgtgttgataagttgatttgttgtgttgtttatttatttagaaGTCAAATTTAATATATAGCCTAGTAGCCTACTAGTTAGCTCCAAAAGTGCAGTGAAGGAGGATCAACTCAACTAATTTTATCCTTGGGGTCACCGCAACTTGGCAAATGTTATAAAAGGGTCACGTCaccaaaaaggttgggaaccgcTGTCGTAAGTGGAGCGTTGGTGATGAAGAACAATGCCAGTTGTTGAACAACGTCAGCTTGGCCTAATTACATTAAACTTGCCGACAGATGCTGACGAAATTGCAAACATATTCAGCAAGAGCTTATACAAACTCTGCATAAGTGCTAATGTTATTATAGATGGTAGACCAAGTTAAAACTCACATTTAgaaaacatatttacaatTCGGTTTGAAGTAAGAAAACTTTCTTTAGACTCTCTGCATGCATTTAGTTTTTCGTACTATGTGTTTACGTGGGTTTAAAGTTCTCTCTAAAGCATAAAATATATGGCCAGTTTGGAAAGCTTTATAAACACAGTATTGCAGTACTATACTACTAATTTACTGtactaatttaatttttgttttagtttgtcGTAATGCCTGAATTAGTTGAGCAGTAGCTATTCCGTTAAACAGTCAACCATTAGGCCTATGCAGAAGTAAAAGTCAACGCTGAAAGGTCTCTGACGGTCGGCTAGTGATGACATCATTTAACGTTAACTTATCCCAAGTGATTGCTCTAGAGGTCGAAACTGGAAAGGTTAATGGAAGAGCGCTAAAAACGTAGATTGCTTTAATGAACTGTGTAAGCACGCTGGTGCTACCATATAGCATATATATAACCTGAGTTGTAGGTATGATTGTTTTTAGTAAGACCAAGAATGGTATGCAGAAAGGATCTGATGCTTGTTTGTCGTTGATGTGCAGGAGTTTCAAAAGATTTATTAAACGGCAGTCACATTATTTGATCAATACAATGCCCTATCTCAGTATGTGCTGGAGTAGACTAGTTAGTGTTATTGTAGTTCGCAGGGATGATAAAAGAATAAGCgttaacttttaaaaactatatCATATATTATGATATAGCCTATACAACAACGTTTGAAGTTCTTGGCCATGTacataaaattgtgtttacATTGTTCATATCATCATGTGTAGCTTATACCGCCTTTATGCACCTCAGATGGTCAGACTCATTTCTAGGCTATATTGTCATGCAATATTgatgtttttcaacaaaacagcAAATGGCAAGCGCGCTATTTTACCACTTCATTGCAACTGACACATTctgattaaaaaaaacattgcattgTAAATGACATGGACATACGGTACAGTATGTGAAAAATCAGCTGACTTGACTGACCCAGCAGGCTTATATTGATTGCGTTTTCAGTTTGTTTTAGGATAGTTTTAATCAACAGACATACTGGAACACGTCGGTTCTGTGTTCTTTCATGAATTGCGTTATGAAATCAATGATAAATTTTCTGTGACCTGCAAGTTTGTCAATGATGTTGGAAAAGTGTCAAGCAGTTAAAGCTGCGAAAGCTCGTATGCAAAAATAATATAGCTTAGCCTGAATATAAGTTGACCCAGAGTTTTCAGCTATGTGTTTACTGCTTGTGCAAGAAGCACATGCCGCGGACAAGAAATAGCCTCGTTACATACATTGAGCAAAGCCGTTTAGAAGACGACATGGTTAGAAGGCAGCATATATAGTTTACATACAAAGGTAGTAAActagtttttatgcttttttcgTAATGCCGCCTTCAGGTTTGATGGTTTGCATTTGATGACATGTATGCGCCCATGTAGCAGTTAGATTCTCAAATCTAATAACGTCACAATGGTTGGTATGGCAATCTCTCTTCGATATATGGAACAGTTAGCCAACCACCACAGTATAGAATAGACGGCGAATAGCTATATTTATGTGCAAGTGTTTAAGTTTGCAAACTGTAAAATGTGATTTCATGACCACTATCTAACATCCTTTATGTTGAAGTAACGCTAGAAGTATAACTTACTAATATATCAAACTTCATATAATACCAGATATAATCCTCATTATCTGTGAATCTCATTATCTGTAAACCGACTTGGTTAGCGGACGCAAGATAATACATAGGCATAACATTGAGCAACTGACGATGGCATGAGTGTAAATAGAGCACgttaagttaaattttaatcattttgaaaGATATCTCCAAAATTCAGTggaaaaagcattttttgttttaatgcaattttattGGCCTTTTCATATATTATAGAGTTTCCAAGAGGATGACCAGTGACGTCATTTAATTAATCTGAAATACATATGTTGTGCAACGCAAATTCAAGATTGTAAAACATGTGTATAGAATTTTGGTCCTTCAGTGCATCCAACCACCCTGTTGCGCGTACATTACGCAGGAAACAAACtataagttacaaaaaatatgCGCAGCCGACCGGCCTTGAATTAGGCCTATATCCTACGCTAAAAATGATTATCTTAGACACTTGATTTGCAGTGGTGTTTTGGAGATAGGTATTAGATTAAAATTACAATGTCTGATGAAAGTATTGCCTCTAGTGATGAAGATGTTTCTTGTGTGGCTGCCTGTTGGAGTGGCTTTACAACCGAAATGAGAAATTTCCGGAAACTTCTTTGGGATCCGACAACGAAAACTGTCTTTGGGCGTGGCGGAAAAAGTTGGGGTGAGCCATCCTGTTTGTTATTTCAGTGATTTAGAATTTagatgatttatttttttgcatcaaccagttgaaaaatataaaattgatCAAAAAAAAACGCAAGATGCAAGCAAGCAGTGAATAAAATCTCTGAAGACTGAGACAGAATCTCTGGCCTTGCTTTGAATTCATATTGATCCAGGCTtaaagttataaaataaacatcCACCAACGTGTCACCTGCCTAATTGCCTACAACTTTACCAAAATTTTAAGCATGAATAACGTTCAGTTAAGGAAAACTGGGTAATCGGTCTGAGTTCCaatcataaaaaaaattgaagatGCATCGCACCAagtcaaaattaaaataaaaatattattgccaatttaatagaaaaaaaaaacgatcgTTCCATCAACTGGTATACAAGCAGATGTTTGTATAAAATACTtgtaagtttaaaacttgtaaaactATCAAGTGTGTATGTAACTCAGTATAAATGTTTCGTCGTTTGCTTAGCATTCTGCGAAGATGTTTGAACGGAGATAACTAATCACGCTTTACAGCTATGTCTTGTATGTCAACGATTGGAACAACGATATGAGTTTCAAGTTATAGAGAGCAGCGTTAACAAGTATCTATAAGAAAATTATCTAACAGCAAACCGACTCGCATTGAAAGGGACTGATTTGCTTCACATCTTAATCTTAAACCCTTACTGAAAAAcctcaataaaattttaatgagcCTAGGACGCAAGAAAGATTTCTCGTTTGTTaaacataattaaaaaagGTCCTATTAAAATAAGTTATCGATCAgctttgttgttttgtcaATGTAGAAGTCTTGCTCATTATTTTCTTCTATTGCTTGTCAAGTTTACCAATAGAGAAAACATTGCGTGACAAACGACTGCTCTAAGACGCCGAAGTTTCCTCTGCATACGCTcctgaaaaaactttttgaaaagtgaGACTCGTCCTGGAGGACGTTTAATAGACATCGCCTGGCGTCGTGAGAACCTCGTTATGGCTTCCCTTTTATTTCCTTAAATCTGATTCCTGTAGAAGTAGaatcataaaaaaaatttgccttATGCTAcctttatatttataaatacgttttggaaaaaaacagTGACATACGGTAAAGCCACACCGAGCACAAGTACTTTATAAACTATAGTGCAACCTAGTGAACCTACTgtacattttaaaaactagAGACGTTTCCTTTAACAAGGTTTGTTGAACGTTTAAACCGCAATGACCATCTGAACCTCTTTTGTCCACTTTTGCCAATGATACCTCGCGCTAACAAAAGGAATGCAAAAATTCTTTGAAGCACTGTGCCAAAGTATATGAGTGACTATTTCAACTATATCTACGGATACTATAACTATAACTACGGATCGTAAGCTGATTTATGTATAGCTGATTACCCATGCCCACGCGGTGTACAGTTACCTTGGTATGTTTCATGCTTTAACCTTTAGTATGTAGAACCTGCAACTAGATAAAAAGTTGTGTTTGTATAAAACCTTTTCCATGTAGAATTCTACAGGCCATGTATATAAATGAACATAATGGAGATTTTATTAGAAAGTGCTTCTTCGATTTAAAACTGTCGTTAATTATTATGGTCGAAATATTAATTAACGCAACCAAGCAGCTGTGCAACTGTTTCTTATAAAGTAtcaattaaattgtttttcaatgACCGGTTGTACCTAGTCGCAGTTTAAATAGGTTGTACCTGTTAAATTAGATACTACTTGTTGTAAAAGTCATgaataaatatactgtaaattacttttaagagttgttgcaaatttgaataagttcaaacaaatcaaagaaattgtatgaatttaaaaagttattgaaaacttaaatataAAATCCTATAAAGTTTCGTTAActtaagtaaaacttaaaacaatcttgagtaaaaataatataacttcaaataaatttaacatgaTTTACATAACgcaacatttatttaaattgaaatgtatttatagattaaaaattaaaatggatTTACATGAATGCACATACATTCTGATgagtttaaattaaataaatttgtatgAATTCTTGTAAACTTAGATAAGTTTACAGTAGTGGAAATATTCGTatattcaaacaaaattgaaaatattctaTAAAACTCAAATACATTCGTATACTGTACATTCTTATAATGAACCGAAGTctgaattgttttattgacaGTTTCAAAACTTCTTTATGGTTTAGGCAAAATTCTCGCGTTCTTCACCGTATATTATTTCGTTCTGGCCGCATTCTTTGCTGGCGCCCTTTCAATTGTGCTGGGAATTTTGGATCCGTATGTACCCCGATTTCAAACAAGATTACAGGCACCAGGTAATTCAAATGTCTTGATGTCATTTAATGATCAAACCATGCATTGTGTGTATACGGCATTCACAAATCAGTCTTCACTAAACATCGCTTTGCAGGACTCACCATACAACCAAGGCTACCATCCAGAGAAGCATTAACTTCGGACATACGTTTCACAGTTAGTGATCCCGATAGTTACGCCCAGTACACCACCCAATTAAAAGAGTTTTTGAAACGTAAGTTTGTTGCAAACTGACCAAATACATCTCGGACGATATGTAGTGTAATTCACCAACTACTTTCATAGAATACGATACTCAAAACGACACACAATATTTCCAACCAAGCTGCACCAACGGTAAGGTACAAATCTATCAGGGCTTTGCTGAAGGCGACATAGCGAAATCTTGTCCATTTAACACCGCTGATCTTGGTCCGTGTAGTAGTGGAGAGTTCGGTTATGATGAAGGCAAACCGTGTATTTATGTCAAAGTCAACAGGGTAAGTTACAATTTACCGTCGGTAAATCAACGTTGGTTAAACATGAGCAACATTAAGAAATATTGAATATTGTTTTAGATAATAAACTGGTATCCGGTGGGGTTCACTGACCTTACAGCACAGCAAGCCACATACAACGAGGTATCGAGGGCGCCGTCTTTAACAGATGTTCTTAAGGTCACCGGTCGTCCTTACGACCCTTATCGAATGTACATCAGTTGCTACGGCTGGGTGAGTGTGCACTGATGCGGCtgtaatatttcattttcaaacgGTGGTTTAACTTCCGATTGTAATTTTCcgcaatatttaaaaagtcCTGCTTTGCAGAGCGATAAAGACAAAATGCATCTGAACGGGGAAAGCAGCGCAGTTAGCACAAACACGAAGTACTATCCTGCAGACAACGGCATACCATTCATGTACTATCCATATTACGGGAAGCTAAGACAGCCCAAACTCGTCACTCCTGTAGTTGCTGTACAATTTACAAACGTCACGGTAAGACTGGAGTAAAATTCATCTGCTTGGAAATAGCCAGTTATTTCATTCTAATTACAAGTGGCATGTTTAGATATCAGGGCTGGGAATTTAGCCAATTTTCTTTAGCTGTTAGCCGGATGGCATTAGTCGTTAGCTGGCGGTTAGCTGCCATAGCTGCTAACTGTCATGTCACATTGTTTATTGCAGGCAAAACTGCTATTTAGTATTAAGAAATGTGATGAAAACGGTTGTATTAGCAACTTATGTCATGCTAGACCACAACGTTTTTCAGACAAACAAAGTATTcaagcattaaaatgattaattgtGCAGCAAATTTCTGGGAGTCAATGGATTACCAAAACTTTTGCTCCAAATTCCGTCCTTCATATACGTTTTCGGCTAATGGGtaacaaaatctttatatGTTAAGAACTGTTAGTCGCTTGCGGTTATTAGTAGGCCAAATGTTCCCAGCCCAATTAGGTGTGTAGCAAAAATTTCTATCATTGCAGGGAAATCATTTCACCCGCCAACATAAGTTGCAATGCAAAGATTTTGATAACAGTACTTAATCTGAGTAACCAATTGCTAAATATCTTTTGCAGAAAGGTGAGAAGATAAAAGTTACGTGCAAGGCCTATGCACGAAATATTGAAGACAATGAACGTATGAGCATCGGTTACTATTCTTTCCCCTTGAAGATTGATTAAAAATCTACTTCCCCAGGCCCCTATCAAGACAAACAAGAATCTTTATCGAACAAGCTCCTAAGAACACTTTGAAGAACTCTCAAATTAGCTGCTTTTGtgtattgcttttttgttacCAAGCAGCTTTCAGTTACCCACAATTCAACGgacattttttgtcattgaaTAACCTTCATCGATCTTTGATCAATATATTTGACGAAGGCGGCATTTGCCTTTCTTTCACGCTCCTAGCAGCAACTAATTTCCAGGCGACCTCAATTACCTTTAGACCTTCTGCACATAATAATTTGTAATCGATAAAACAATCTTATATCATGGGTTTAATCCACTTTGTCTTTTATACAAGCGATAGTTTAAACGCAACACTCgttttttaaaaccaaagATTGTCAACCAGATCCCTATAGGCATCATTGTCTCGAGGTGTCATTgtacttttgtttaaaatccgtataaattttcttcttcttcacaGTTTCACGAAAATGAATGTATCTTCATATATACTGGTTGTGTAATCGTGATTACTATACGCTATATAGTTTTATCTATAATCTGAAGATTTAGAATATATGCTTTATGTTTATCCGAAATATGTAATAgtaatgtaaataaaacatgGGTTTACCTTGCTTATATCGAAATCAAGTGCAATacactagatagtgaattttAGGTCAAAGTTTTCTTCTTTGTAATTCGTAAATCATCACCTTTTGATCATGGTTCATGTATAGCTTAAATGTTTGCTATTCAGCTTGCATCCGTCATAATTCTTTCTAGGAAGATGCTGAACAATGTAGGGGAAAGCAAGCAACCTTGTCTGAATTCGACTGTATAGTCTTGAACCAATCCCTAATGTTGTTGTTGAGATAAACCGCACTGCTGGCTTTGTGTTAAAGGTTTTTTATTGTCTTAATAAGGTTATAGTAACTATAACCTATAATATAGTTGATGTTGTAAAGTTTCATGGTTACCCATACAGCTGCCTACCAGACACTGTCGAAAGCTCCCTTGAAGTCCACAAAAACATGATACTGAACTTGTTTTGGTATTGAACGTATCTCTCGCAGATGATTATGAGATTGCAAGTTTGCTCTTTTGTACTTCGTCGAGAGCGGAAACCCACTTGTTGTGGTTTCAACTTACTGAGCAAATTTTTAGCATTACTTAGCTGGGATGGCTAATTAGGATGACGGTACGATAGTTTTGGCACCGTTGTAGGTTGCTTTTCTTTAGTAAGGTGATCCGCGTCCATGGTGTGAGCCATACATTCGACTTCCATGCAGACCTTGCTGCAGATAGCAAGTATTTAAGCTTTGATCATTGTTTCGCCTCCAGATTGAGCCAATTCTGCGGGAATATTGATCACTCCTGGAGACTTCCCTTGTTTCAATGCTCTTAATATCTCTTAAACTTTTTCCTGAAAGATGGAGTCGGCGTCGATGTTGGTTGGACAGAGAACATCTAAAGCGCTCGTATGTTCTGTAACGTTGTGGTTATGTAAAGTCTGAGCAATACTCCGTCCATCTTGTTATAAGATATCCTTTTGCGCTGACAAACAACTTTCTGCTTTATCTTGTATGATGgtacaaaatttttgtgttggtAAATTCTTTCACGAGCCAGTAAGCGACTTTACTATTATTCCTCGTCAGTTTGCTTTCAATGTccttgcaaatcacattgatCTGATCTTCTTTGCCTCCTCTTAGTGTCCTCTTGATTTCGTTATTAaattttctgtatttttttCCCCTTCCACGTTGCATTTTAGGTCTGTCGGTTCGTCGCTGAGGTCCAGGATCTTGTCTGTGATGCAAGGTTTTTTAGTTGAACCAAACACAGTAAATGTCTTACTTAAAGGGAAGTTTGCTTGTCTACTAACGCGTAAACGGGGCAGCAAACCAACGCAAATTTTTCGGTAATGGCCTTGTTTCCATTTCCTCAAGTTTCTTGTACCAGGATTGTAAATCAAGTTGGGCTTTTCGGGTCGGGTTCGGgcttatatttgaaaaagatcGGAACAGATTCGGGCCCAAATTTATACTCATTCTTTGTCACATTTGCATattaatttcactttctttcACGAATGTGAATGAGGGCAGATTACTATAAAAATCTCTCGCAGAAAGCAAAGGCTAACTCAGAAAAGGATGACAGTAAAAGAATGATGCCAAAAGATTACTTTGATTGATTCGGTAAATTTAACTTTCGTaaatttcagtaaatttaGCCTAAATCGGGCCTCAGATAAATTTTCTGGTTTAAACCGAGTTCGGACTTATATTTTCGAGTTCGAGTTGAAAGTATAAGGCCCGTTTACAACGCTGTCTTTTACTGCTTTTATTGATGACGTCTGACTCGAAAggcattgcaaaaaataagttatcTTTAGAACAACGAGTCAAACTACTGACttttaaagtaaattattGACCTTCGTGTTTAGTTAATGCTATCTGTTCTATGCCTGCTGGTTATGCAGTTGCCGAGCATTTTTATTATGCCGTTTGCTAATTACTCTAACAGATATACTTGGAAACCTGCAGCCCGGTACAAATTCGTATAGCAAGACggttgccatgtttcggtgaacATTTTGAAAGCTAGGTTACAGAATATTTGCGAAGGACATCGCAGTTAGCATATAAAATCTTTTCTACATCGACGTGCCTGAATAATaaagaatttatttgtaaGTATTTTAAAGATCTTCATTAGATTTGATGCCCGTAAAATCCGGCTTAGAGCAATCAAGGGGCTATGCCATCATTCTTAACAAcgataaatataaatttattaactTGTAATTGGCAAAAATGTATCTAATCGAGGAGTTTTTCACGGTCTAAATACCCAGGTGTAAGACGTAGTAATTCTCTTATAAATACATGATAGGTCTGTTAATTGTCAGACAGGTGTGTTTGCAACTGATATACAGGATAGAAAAAGCTGAACCTACAGTATTTCTACGATTGCTAGTGCCATGTGGTCATATCGAGACAGTATAACAACGTAAAcatataatttgaaaaatatataaatattgcAGTGCAGTAAGAAACCACATTTACTGAGACTTGCTCGAACGCCAGAATCAAAAGCGATAT of the Clavelina lepadiformis chromosome 7, kaClaLepa1.1, whole genome shotgun sequence genome contains:
- the LOC143466117 gene encoding sodium/potassium-transporting ATPase subunit beta-1-like is translated as MSDESIASSDEDVSCVAACWSGFTTEMRNFRKLLWDPTTKTVFGRGGKSWGKILAFFTVYYFVLAAFFAGALSIVLGILDPYVPRFQTRLQAPGLTIQPRLPSREALTSDIRFTVSDPDSYAQYTTQLKEFLKQYDTQNDTQYFQPSCTNGKVQIYQGFAEGDIAKSCPFNTADLGPCSSGEFGYDEGKPCIYVKVNRIINWYPVGFTDLTAQQATYNEVSRAPSLTDVLKVTGRPYDPYRMYISCYGWSDKDKMHLNGESSAVSTNTKYYPADNGIPFMYYPYYGKLRQPKLVTPVVAVQFTNVTKGEKIKVTCKAYARNIEDNERMSIGYYSFPLKID
- the LOC143466183 gene encoding zinc finger BED domain-containing protein 5-like, which encodes MNRETSIRPRKRKYCEEFLKYGFTFIVDAGIEKPQCVICNTIMSAESMKPNKMKRHFDAKHPNFAGKDVQYFKNKADCVQKNRLDSGGKYQQQNVAAIEASYLVALRIAKAKKPHTIAEELLLPATKDIVRVMLGAEYVNKLNTISLSNNTVSRRIDDMSADIMEQVIQEMKSAPLGIFSIQLDESTDVANCSQLLVYVRYIYEGDFKDEFLFCKPLETTTTARDVFDTVGSFLQNHGIPWENVCGVCTDGAPAMLGCRSGFQRLVINASPKAIGTHCMIHRQVLATKTLPQEFQDTMKSVVSVVNFVKASASNSRLFSKVCSELDASNNVLLFHTSVRWLSRGKVLKRVFDLRDELKTFFNQKSKPQFEALFGEKNQLHKIAYLVDIFAILNELNLSLQGPNATCLDLSEKIRAFKLKLQLWQKKLDENRIYMLPNLSAFFEENDIEQETMNRTILSVKEHFKILEEEISRYFPNLPDTPFALARSPFTIRVEDVPENAQEEFIELITSDAAKTDFSSMSVTKFWIKSLQSYPVLSEIALRLILPFPTTYLCETGFSSLLVIKSKYRSRLDAEDDLRCALAKTAPRISDLAKKKQAQPSH